The Ictalurus furcatus strain D&B chromosome 23, Billie_1.0, whole genome shotgun sequence genome includes the window CTCTAACAAACAATCTAATCGTCCAGCTCACAACATCAGCCACATTCTTGGGCACGACGGGACCTCTGCTGTTTAAAGTTGCAGTAGCAAAGATATTAAATATTGGGCTGGTGCTATACGATCTAAATGTAAATCGTAGTGCCTGTTGGATGAAATTACCTTAACTTTGGAAAATACGCTTTAACCGCGGCGTGacacattaaaatgtttgcCTACATTTCTGTTAAAAGCCTATGCATAGAGTAGCTCCTGTGTTTATTAGTAACACGAATAACAACTGAGGTTCATACAATTCATACATGACTAAAGCAGTTACTACCCGACATGATGCCACAATAAAtacacctttttgtttttgtgaatggTCATAAGCCTTCACTGATTTATGGTATATGGATTTAAAGGACTTGGGAGTCCTTTAAGTTTTCCCCATCTCTTAAAGAGACTAAAGAGTGAAATTTTTTCTTATTGATTAACATAATGCAAGTTCaaatatttttacttatttatgaaaaaaatgttttgtagatatttgtaaatatacaaAGGTGATTAttaaaatggttttgttttgtaagttgtgttgtgttgtgtttgattggTTTGGCTGCACCTTTCTACaaatgtgaatatttttgtGCAAAGCTAATGCAATTGTATTGTTTGCACCAGCAAATATTAATAACATAGAGACAGTAAGTATGTatgtgtagtttatttattttggcacatgtttgtttgcatgttaaaatatttgatttagGAAACGAAATAAATTTAGTACATTTTCTTAGCAATTCGAATGCAGTAGTTAATTGTAATATACCTGCCGTGGATATAAGCACACTAAAAACTTGCCATGGGTAATTTGTGGACGCTTTTCTTACTGGTgctatatttttcatttgcacAACTTTTATCCTTTACAGAATTTAGAAGTGGAAACGCATTTCATAATTTTAACAAATTGAGCTGTAGTACTTTACCGACTTATAGAGGGATAAGAAAATTATTTGGATATTGAAAGCTTTCAGATTTAAAACCTAAGACAAATACAATTTCTTCAGAAACACAGCAGTACTTAATTGCAGAAAGTTTAGTATTTGTCATTCTTAAAGAATTTGTCTAAATCACAGTTAGCCCTCTTTATCGCAATAAATGATTTAGTACGACCTGGCCTTCAGAGGACGTTCGGCGTACTTCTAATCTTGCTGGAATATTCAAAATCTCTTTAATGACAACGTTGGAGAGGGTAACTGTCTTTTAACACATGAAAAATTTGTGCAATGCCAAAAGGACATTGTCAACTgttgaaaaatgaaatgaaacgacGCGTTCGCTGTAATTTCTTCAGCTTtatttacatgcagtaatgCTGTAGGTCATGTAACAGCCAGGTACACTTCGAAAATGagttttccttcatttcttttcagGCTTCAGCACTTTTTGTGCGAAGGTAATACTGATACAGTAGCATTGTCTCTTTGTACAGTCTAGTGGAAACTCGAAATGATATGATTTTCAGTTTTCAGAATTTAGGGAGATTTAAAAGAGCTAAATAGAAGATTCGACCATGCTTTTCACTGAAATATACATGAACATTTCAAAGACCTTTGTGTGATTTACGTATAacaataaaaagattttttttgcaacattaATATACACTTGCATAATAATATTTGACTGGAAATGGAATTAATGTACAATACCAAATATTTAAGTACTGCATAgccttttaattaaaaacagaagGGTGGTCTGTGACTTTTGAATAGTATTGTGTATACACCTCGGCTACTACAGTCAACTGTTACTCAGCTTATTGTTTATAGAAATGGTCAAATGTGATTAGTCAATTAGAGTAAACTGGACAAACAGACAGCAAACCGAGATTGGAACTAAAAGCTTACGTGTAGCTCCGTAAAtctgaaaatctgaaaatcaGTATTTGAAGGTAGTTGTGTTcgttccaggtttccccattCACTTCTTAAAAACACGTAGTCGATATTACGGAAGGCAGAGTGTTTATACGTTGCATACATTTGTTAATACTTTGTTAATGATGAAATACATATTTCTTTAGTGATACATCTATAAAACATTTGAACACCGGACCAAGAAGCTGAGCACCACCAGTAACGCGGAGTTTCTCAAGTCCCATGTAGTGAGAATTTTTTGGCAGAGACAGATCTtttttgtgaataacatatgacTGACATATACGCTGATAAATACTGTTTTAAATAGTCTTTCATAAACAAGTCTTATGCTCAAGATCTTCATGTTAAAGCATTCTTTACAGCGTAATGAtgagggtttctttttttttctttttttttttaactataagGCATGAATGATAGTGTTAACATTTCCAATAGCAAAACAGGTAATACAGCTTCAACAGCTGGAACGTCCTTTATCCTGGTGGTGACAAAGCAAACACAGTAATACACTTTTCTCTCATATAAACAATccatatatacacaacataaaacTATTTACACgagcataaatatataaatatagtatctttgatacaaaaataaatactgtctctcttctgtttttgtgttgggttttttttttgttttctttcatgtcCTCCACACCctcattttttttcatccatcATGTAGTATTCGCTCCTCTAGCTGGATTTCACGCTGGATCTTGACAACTTCCTGTTGTGACGTCGTCGTGCCGACAGCCTCTGATGCTGGTAACAGTGACAAGTCTGCTGGAGAAAATATGAAAGGCCGTTAATGATAAATCGATAATCGCGGTCCGTTCGTCCTGCTTTAGTAAGGTGCGCGGCAAATCCACCTGCTGTAATGTAAGGATGTTAATTCACGAACCTAAACAGTGGGTAGCGTGGTTCTCCTGGACGTGTTCAGGATGATCGGGGCTCAGGAGCTCCACGGTAGAGTCGTCTGGCTCGCAGCAGCCATCCTCTTCCACGTGACCTGGAACGCTGTAGACAGCCAAAACACGTCTAAATCGTCTAGTAACTCATCCTCGAGTTGcaattgagaaaaaaaagaaagaaaacttttctGGTAGAATCACGGTTCTAAGCCTGGTTCAGAACCCTTAAAACTCGTTTGCACTAATGATTCTTACCCCACGGTGTAGTGATAAGCATGGGCATGTCCATTGGAGAGTCTTTGAGGCAAAAATGTGCCATTTTCCATTTCACAATCTGCATCCTCCTGTAATAGAGACAGAATTTCACACGTCTGGCAAACAGTACGTTATTTATTCAATTATGGAAATATCTCgtctgatgtttttttaatcaacacTAGTCTCAGCggatgtttcattttgtttctaaTCCAGCCTGCTTTAAGGTGACTAATGTTTCACTTTGCTGGACATGCTGAATGCGGAATACCTGGCACAGTCCAGGAAGGCGGAGCGTGTGATGTTTCCCGTTGGCGGTGTACTCTCCTTTGGATGCATACACAGTGTGGTTGGGGGTCAGGTGGGAGTCTACAGGGCAGTGCCCTACTAAAGCCATGCCCTGCATCGGCACCATGGTGTACTGGCAGGCCGACAGCGGTGCAGAAACAGCTGGAAAGCACATGTCTGCCGTTTGCTCTGAAATACGAACGTGTCGAGAATTAACCGCAGCGCTCGGCTATATCTGAAAATCCTATGAGCTTCAAATGAGatataaaggaaataaaataacctGCTCGGAGATGTTAATAGTTAACGTTAAGCTTTAAGGAATAATTGAGCAGGTGGCACACTCACTCTGTTTAGCCCAGGCTCTCCACAGACAAAATGGAACAAAGGCTACGATGATGAAAACGAGGGCCCCCAGCACCACCACTCCCACTATGAGGTACGGTAAATCACTGGGGCGTGGCACAGGGCCTCCCGAGTCTGGTAGGTGGGACGAAGTCTCTGGAGTCGTGTGCTTCTGATTGGGTCGGGCTGAAAGtccaaattttttaaaaaaactttagaAACCAAGCTATGATAATGGTACTGTAGCATTGTATAccaagcctgtgtgtgtgtgtgtgtgtgtgtggagtaacGAGAGCACGAGCATTAGGAACTCACCTTTCGTTTCTAAGATGACCACATTTCCAAACTCGCTCACACCTCCCTCGTTAAAACACTGCATCTTAATGTCGTACGCTGTTTCAGGCTGCAGGCCGGTAATGGCGTGCCAGTATCGGTCTCCTGAAAAACACGGCACAGGGTTTAAGCTATTTACCCCAAAAACACGCCATGCTTCCGGCTAATCCGAGTGTCTAATCTATTCAGATGACTCACCCTCCACGACATCCCTCTTATAGTCACTGTCATTATCACTGTCAGTGGGTCGGTAATAGATGTAGAAGCCATAGATGGGAGTGTTATTCAAGGGTGTGTACtgaggagagaaaaaagggCGTTTCTTTAGTAACTGATGGGGACTGatttggggggaaaacaaaaagcaaacatcgtatacaaatatatatatatagtcatgtcTCTGTGTCTGCAGATTACAACTTAATTAACCTGAATTCCAGAAGCATTAATACTTATGGccttttatttgtaaaaaatgtaattatacaCATGTTTAAGAGTTTTTAATAGTCGGCAGAAATATGGTGCAGCATGAGAGTCTACTCACAGTCCACTTAAGGATGATGGTGGTCTCATTGATGGCTTCAGAGTAGGTGATGTAGGGCCCGTCGACGGGCCGGGGGTTGGTCTGGTTGCTGCCCATCACTGTGTAGGCCTTGGAGGGTGCACTTGGAGGACTTGCTCCCAACACGTTCACCGCCAAAACTCGGAACTTATACGAGGTCCctgaaatgcataaaaaaaacagagcaaagACTCAAATCAGATGCTTATAAAGCCACGAAAAGTATGATAACCTTATTTTTAAAGACTACACTTTACGTATATACTTTGTTTGTAGAAATACTTTATACGCCCACTGTGGGCTAAAATTTGAAATCGTCTAGAGCAGTTTTTGCAGGCAGGGAccactttaactgtaaaattgaacacacacacagatttattttttcctaatAAGCAGTATCCATATGTTTAGATATTGGCCGTATTATCTGAATGTGTATATTAACATGCTGAATTATCTGTTAGAGCTGTAGAGGTtcttattcctgaactttccactcacAAAACACATTAGGCCAAAGTTGACATTAACTATAGGTTGGTTCGTTTTTAATGTTGGAGGTTTGAAGTAAACCCATTCTATTTAAGTGATCAGTCAAACAGACTAATAACTTTAAGAACTATAATACCTTTTGATAATGATGgggttgtgatttccatcaCTGTTTATTTccatcgattttttttttttaaagtacaccTTTCTCCTGGCTATacttatggtaaatggtctgcacttatatagcacttttatccaaagtgctttacactgtgtgtcattcacccatttacacacacactccaatggtagcagagctgccacgcaaggtgctaacttgccatcaggggcaacttggggtttattgcccaaggacacttcagcatgtggagtcacatgggccgggaatcgaaccgccaaccctacgattagtggacaacccactctaccacctgagccacagccgccacaGAATCcgctttgagaaccactgatctagagctgtaaataaaaccttttattCAAAATGATTTCTGCATCACTTTTAGGAAATTCAGTTTCAGGATCTACAATTTGTTACTCGGTTCTGCCTCTGTGTATGGACAAATAATTATGCGTACACCATGAGTGTACTAATTCAAATTCAGAATCGCTCGGAATTTCTCAAAAGTAGAGGATTTGCAACGATCAGAAGATTGCTGATAACGAAGCCGACCTTTCTCCAGGCCTTTGATCTGTACAGAGAGGCGTGATGGAGAGATGTTGTCCTCCGCTACTTCCCACTCGCCCCCAGCCCCTCCGTCCTTCCTCAGTTTCTTAAACTCCACTCGAAAGCACTGGATGGGGAAGCCCCGGTTCCCACGGGGGATCCACGTCACGTACGCTGAAGTCTCTGATGCCGTGGTTACCGTCGGCCTGTCTGGAGCTTCAGGGGCTGCAAGGACGTGAGCAGGGAGTTCAACTTAAGCATGAAATCAGCGCTGCTCTTATGCATGCAAatggcatacacacacacacacacatacatacatatatacatatatacatacatacacacacacagacaccataATACACTTACTGTTGTCCTTAATTTGAGTTAGGATTGAAAAGAGGTCAAGAGACAGAGAACCAAAGTTAGTATAAAACAAATGGATTCAATtagcatatactgtagattGGTTTTTCGTTAGAAAGGCTTACTGCAGAGAgattattaaaaacacaaagttCACTACTtcgaaatgcaaaaaaaaatgtgcgaCGACTTACGAGACAGACGTGGTGGCGACACTGGCGTTTTGGGTCGGTCTATTGTTCCAACCGCACTCTTGCGTCCTATAAACCAAATAGAAATGTTGAACgtttatatgaattttttttttcttcacgtaACCGTTGAGTCTAATATTAGTTAAGCCGAAGTACCTTTACCAGTTCTGAAGGTCATCATGGCAGGCTGACCCAGCCCGGCACAGTTCCTCGCTGCCATCTCGACTTCATACAGGCTGGCCGGCTGCAGTTTGGCTAGAATCAGCTTGTGCTCCAAACCTGATATGTTCTTTATGGTCCACTCGCCGAGAGTTTCGCCAGCCtgagaaaaacaggaaataagagTTAACTGACGTGGACatgtttatatttctatatGGAAATCCCAGAGTTGCCGATAgcacgaacaaaaaaaaaatcctaacagacaaacagaattttaccacaaaaacccTAGGGTATGTCAGTGGACCgaacagttcattttttttagcAACAGAAGGAAAAGAGCGAGTCATGTTTAATGAGAGGCAGCATTAAAAAACCCGATTTTTTTAACGTCCAAAGACGCCACAATCTCAATTCTCATGGCTCATGAACTCAAAGGTTCGCCTAAACAAATTCGGTGAAAAGTGCTTTTACCTTTCTGTACTTGACGACGTATTCCAGTACGGGCGCCCCGCCGTCGTGCCGAGGCTCCCAGACGAGCTCGTAGTAGTCTGCCGTGCCTGTGCGGGGCTGGCTCAGGATGACCGGAGCCTCGGCCGGTGACACGTTCCCGGGGATCTCTGAGCAGTCGATGAGAAGCTCCGTGCTGGGTGGCACGGGCCGAGCAGGAGGCAGCTCTCGCAAAACTTGGTCAGGGCTCAGCGGCCGAATGAGGGGCAGTCGACCCGGCCGCGAGGGTGCTGAGAGCAAACAAGATAAGAGCAGATTTAACAGAGGGACGCAGAGAAGTGCTGAAAAACTCTACAATTCTTTAAAGAGTTAAACGTATATtttgtgtttgatttattcacacacacacacacacacacacacgcaaagacATATGACACTTGGAGAGCACCCTTTTACTTATTTACTACAGATTTAATTGTACATACCAGCAGGCACAGTGAGTAGTCGTGTGGCGGCCTGGGCTCCGCCCACCCAGTTCTCAGCCATGCACTGGTAGACTCCGTCATCCTGCGGGCCCACGCCGTAGACACGCAGCACGTGTGAGGAGAGGCGGTGAcgtgatgatggagtgatgggtTGTGCGTTATGGAGCCAAACCACGCTGGGGGCCGGATTTCCCCGAACCTGACAGCTGAACCTCACTGTGTCGCCCCATGCTGGCTCCTGCTGCAGCAGCTCCACCCGCACCTGAGGGGGCTCTGAGAGAGGATACAGGAAAGTAAGTAGGCTGTGTGAAGGAGCTGCGGTATACGGATGTGCGTTTTGCCAGgaattattatatatactgtgttGGCTATAGACCTATTTTCATAGATTTTGTGtcattgtgtgtgaatgtgattctATGGCTTTCTCTCCTCCATACTTTctcctcctctcactctctctctcttgtactTGATGGTTGGCTGCTAATGAAACAGCAAGCGCTGATTAGGGGAGCAGACCTAGTTTAATCAAACACATCTGGTAAGTGACAAGCCCACAACAACAACCTCATCTCGGTCTCGGCTACTCCGAATTtgcccacacgcacacactgctCCCAGCTTCGGTTATTAAACAGATACAGCATGCTATCCAAACCCCTTCAACTTCTGCCAGTGTTGCTGTGTGAGAagtataaaatgcaaaatagtcTCTGCAAGCTTAGTGGACAACAGAAATGCGTAACTAATGCAAACGGTGTGTCCCGTCAGCACGCACACCCCGTGCTGTCCCTGCATGACCTGAGCACTCACCGATCACTTGGACGTCATAGAGAACGGTTGCCGTGCCAGGAGAGCCCATGCCGTTGTGGGCGTGGCAGGCGTACGTGCCCGAGTCTCTCTCGCTCACGGCGTCGATCAGCAGGTTGCTGAGCAGGAAGCGAGTGTTGTTTTGAGGGCTTAGTTCTCGACCGTCTTTCGCCCAGGTGACCTGAGGGGTCGGGGTGCCGCTGGCTACACACTCCAGAACCAGCCTGTGGCCTTTACGCACCGTCATGGTGCGGGACGCTGGCGGGTAGATGATCCTCGCTGCCTCGGACGTCGAGCCTGCACAAAAGAGACACAGCTTAATGACCACGGCTGCCGAGAGTGTGTGGGAATCTTTTGGCGTTAATGAGGATGTATTAAAACATTCCAACCTGCGCATGCTTACTTCAAGATGAGAATTTTGGGGTACACAATCAGTGGCTCATTTAAAATCtttacatattaaaaatatacatttatgacTATTTCCCTGTAAACAATATGGATTTTAATTATAAAAGGTCTAGCTGTTGATCAATAATTAGGCACCTCTGGCAACTGACCACTTCATCACAAACTTGatgtgtcttatttatagcaATAAGCAAATCACTAATGAttaagtattaaaaagtattgtCCCCATTTAGACATGTTAACTGCTTAAACAAAGAATTTTATGAACCTGTACTATTTAATTGAATACTGATTTAGggctttgcttaaaaaaaaaaggtaaattttttttttttaccactgtgTACTGTTGTGTTTTGTCTATAACATTATTGTGGTTAAACTGTGATAAGTAGAACAATATAAGAACaggagtgtttgttttttttgtgtgcactCACGGCGTATGCGCAGGCGGTCCGTAGAGCTGGAGGTTTTGATCTCCTGGGTGACTGGATTGTAGGCAGCACATTTGTAAGGCCCTTCATCCTCCTGCGTGGCATTGGCGATCTGCAGGTTCCCCGATGGCATGATGAGGTAATTCCCTATAGTGACAGACAGGGGGCAGTGGTTATCACTTCATAAACACACTCAGCAAACGCAAACAAACTGCATTAAAGACCATGTTCGAACCACAAagtctcttctttttttatctgATAGTGGTTAAGGGGCTGATTAAACTAGAAAACTAATACTAGAAAAtgtgtaaacaataaaaaaaagtacaactgAATGCAAACCAGAAATAGTGACTCTGAAACTcgcagaaataaaataacactgtCAATTTACGTTATCCTGTTTTACTATATTTGATTGCTCGTTCTATTTTTACTGTCTTACATCTGCCAGATAAAGTATTTGTTGGATCAGACACAATTTAAAATATGTCGCAAAAATGACAATTACTAAAACTAGAATAGAAgtcatctgtaaaaaaaaaaaattatataactataacagaaaaaaattaatgcaaCTATAACAGAAAATTAACGCAACTATAACAGAAACCTtcggtaaaaaataaaaaatacaaactatatgtatgtgtatatatatatatatatatatatatatatatatatatatataaaatgattctTAAAATTTTCTGAACATTAATAAATCTAAACAGAAACCAAGTCATAAAAATGCACTAACAAGAActacaaaaaaagtaaaaaaaaaaaaaaaaactgaaactaATTTCAAAATGAACTACTGTAACACTATTAGTCTTTTCCTGTCTCTGTTTTAAAAGCAGTAACAATGACAGGGCTTGAAAGATGTAAagaccaccagggggcgccatAAATTCTGTAAAAGACCAGACTGCACAGAGAACTTGCTAACAGAGACGCCGCAGCTGCCAGAGGGTTACATACCAGATATGGCATGAGAGGAAGATTTACAGATGGCATAAATaattggaggaaaaaaatgaaacaaaagtatTCCCATGTTTCAACTTATTCCTGATAAGTGTTCTTATCTAGCGTGCACGTGATGGCAGAGCGCAGATAAAACGGCCGGCATTCCAGCAAAATCAGGTTCTCGAGACAAGACAAGCGATAGCGAGGTAGGAATGAGAGAGAACCGATGGAACGTTACAGAGATTTTGAAGTCTTTACCTTTAGATGTTTCAAGCCACTCCTGCTTGACGCTGTAGCGGACCTGCGCCTGGGGCTGGCTCTCGGGCAGGTGACACTCGATCACCGCTGTGTTCCCTTCGTCCACCTCAATCTCCTGCTGATCATCAGGCTCAAAGTCTCGcagctctatacacacacacacacatcaggtaACTAACAACACAACAAATTTACGTCCAGCACACtatagaaataaacacaaagatAAATAGACAAATATAAGGAGCACTGAAAGGAAAACTCATTAGATATGTTTACATTGAAATCGTTGTGATGTGATCGAGTGTTTATGGATTCTGAT containing:
- the boc gene encoding brother of CDO isoform X2; the protein is MSRMADRISWHGRLQVLCALCSALLCCLQAASPLSDDDVPVFTEEPLSVVQKLGGSVTLRCSARPAQARISWRLNGRELFADGDEAELGVAMQPDALFIPSLSNGTLGRYQCVASTGAGARASMPANVTAAKLRDFEPDDQQEIEVDEGNTAVIECHLPESQPQAQVRYSVKQEWLETSKGNYLIMPSGNLQIANATQEDEGPYKCAAYNPVTQEIKTSSSTDRLRIRRSTSEAARIIYPPASRTMTVRKGHRLVLECVASGTPTPQVTWAKDGRELSPQNNTRFLLSNLLIDAVSERDSGTYACHAHNGMGSPGTATVLYDVQVIEPPQVRVELLQQEPAWGDTVRFSCQVRGNPAPSVVWLHNAQPITPSSRHRLSSHVLRVYGVGPQDDGVYQCMAENWVGGAQAATRLLTVPAAPSRPGRLPLIRPLSPDQVLRELPPARPVPPSTELLIDCSEIPGNVSPAEAPVILSQPRTGTADYYELVWEPRHDGGAPVLEYVVKYRKAGETLGEWTIKNISGLEHKLILAKLQPASLYEVEMAARNCAGLGQPAMMTFRTGRKSAVGTIDRPKTPVSPPRLSPPEAPDRPTVTTASETSAYVTWIPRGNRGFPIQCFRVEFKKLRKDGGAGGEWEVAEDNISPSRLSVQIKGLEKGTSYKFRVLAVNVLGASPPSAPSKAYTVMGSNQTNPRPVDGPYITYSEAINETTIILKWTYTPLNNTPIYGFYIYYRPTDSDNDSDYKRDVVEGDRYWHAITGLQPETAYDIKMQCFNEGGVSEFGNVVILETKARPNQKHTTPETSSHLPDSGGPVPRPSDLPYLIVGVVVLGALVFIIVAFVPFCLWRAWAKQKQTADMCFPAVSAPLSACQYTMVPMQGMALVGHCPVDSHLTPNHTVYASKGEYTANGKHHTLRLPGLCQEDADCEMENGTFLPQRLSNGHAHAYHYTVGVPGHVEEDGCCEPDDSTVELLSPDHPEHVQENHATHCLDLSLLPASEAVGTTTSQQEVVKIQREIQLEERILHDG
- the boc gene encoding brother of CDO isoform X1, whose protein sequence is MSRMADRISWHGRLQVLCALCSALLCCLQAASPLSDDDVPVFTEEPLSVVQKLGGSVTLRCSARPAQARISWRLNGRELFADGDEAELGVAMQPDALFIPSLSNGTLGRYQCVASTGAGARASMPANVTAAKLRDFEPDDQQEIEVDEGNTAVIECHLPESQPQAQVRYSVKQEWLETSKGNYLIMPSGNLQIANATQEDEGPYKCAAYNPVTQEIKTSSSTDRLRIRRSTSEAARIIYPPASRTMTVRKGHRLVLECVASGTPTPQVTWAKDGRELSPQNNTRFLLSNLLIDAVSERDSGTYACHAHNGMGSPGTATVLYDVQVIEPPQVRVELLQQEPAWGDTVRFSCQVRGNPAPSVVWLHNAQPITPSSRHRLSSHVLRVYGVGPQDDGVYQCMAENWVGGAQAATRLLTVPAAPSRPGRLPLIRPLSPDQVLRELPPARPVPPSTELLIDCSEIPGNVSPAEAPVILSQPRTGTADYYELVWEPRHDGGAPVLEYVVKYRKAGETLGEWTIKNISGLEHKLILAKLQPASLYEVEMAARNCAGLGQPAMMTFRTGKGRKSAVGTIDRPKTPVSPPRLSPPEAPDRPTVTTASETSAYVTWIPRGNRGFPIQCFRVEFKKLRKDGGAGGEWEVAEDNISPSRLSVQIKGLEKGTSYKFRVLAVNVLGASPPSAPSKAYTVMGSNQTNPRPVDGPYITYSEAINETTIILKWTYTPLNNTPIYGFYIYYRPTDSDNDSDYKRDVVEGDRYWHAITGLQPETAYDIKMQCFNEGGVSEFGNVVILETKARPNQKHTTPETSSHLPDSGGPVPRPSDLPYLIVGVVVLGALVFIIVAFVPFCLWRAWAKQKQTADMCFPAVSAPLSACQYTMVPMQGMALVGHCPVDSHLTPNHTVYASKGEYTANGKHHTLRLPGLCQEDADCEMENGTFLPQRLSNGHAHAYHYTVGVPGHVEEDGCCEPDDSTVELLSPDHPEHVQENHATHCLDLSLLPASEAVGTTTSQQEVVKIQREIQLEERILHDG